A genomic segment from Gorilla gorilla gorilla isolate KB3781 chromosome 3, NHGRI_mGorGor1-v2.1_pri, whole genome shotgun sequence encodes:
- the POU4F2 gene encoding POU domain, class 4, transcription factor 2 isoform X2, whose protein sequence is MMMMSLNSKQAFSMPHGGSLHVEPKYSALHSGSEAMRRACLPTPQLQSNIFGGLDESLLARAEALAAVDIVSQSKSHHHHPPHHSPFKPDATYHTMNTIPCTSAASSSSVPISHPSALAGTHHHHHHHHHHHHQPHQALEGELLEHLSPGLALGAMAGPDGAVVSTPAHAPHMATMNPMHQAALSMAHAHGLPSHMGCMSDVDADPRDLEAFAERFKQRRIKLGVTQADVGSALANLKIPGVGSLSQSTICRFESLTLSHNNMIALKPILQAWLEEAEKSHREKLTKPELFNGAEKKRKRTSIAAPEKRSLEAYFAIQPRPSSEKIAAIAEKLDLKKNVVRVWFCNQRQKQKRMKYSAGI, encoded by the exons atgatgatgatgtccCTGAACAGCAAGCAGGCGTTTAGCATGCCGCACGGCGGCAGCCTGCACGTGGAGCCCAAGTACTCGGCACTGCACAGC GGCTCGGAGGCTATGCGGAGAGCCTGTCTTCCAACCCC ACAATTGCAGAGCAATATATTCGGCGGGCTGGATGAGAGTCTGCTGGCCCGCGCCGAGGCTCTGGCAGCCGTGGACATCGTCTCCCAGAGCAagagccaccaccaccatccaccccACCACAGCCCCTTCAAACCGGACGCCACCTACCACACTATGAACACCATCCCGTGCACGTCGGCCGCCTCTTCTTCATCGGTGCCCATCTCGCACCCTTCCGCGTTGGcgggcacgcaccaccaccaccaccatcaccaccaccaccaccaccaaccgcACCAGGCGCTGGAGGGCGAGCTGCTGGAGCACCTGAGTCCCGGGCTGGCCCTGGGCGCTATGGCGGGCCCCGACGGCGCTGTGGTGTCCACGCCGGCTCACGCGCCGCACATGGCCACCATGAACCCCATGCACCAAGCAGCGCTCAGCATGGCCCACGCGCACGGGCTGCCGTCGCACATGGGCTGCATGAGCGACGTGGACGCCGACCCGCGGGACCTGGAGGCATTCGCAGAGCGCTTCAAGCAGCGACGCATCAAGCTGGGGGTGACCCAGGCAGATGTGGGCTCCGCGCTGGCCAACCTCAAGATCCCCGGCGTGGGCTCGCTTAGCCAGAGCACCATCTGCAGGTTCGAGTCCCTCACACTGTCGCACAATAACATGATCGCGCTCAAACCCATCCTGCAGGCATGGCTCGAGGAGGCCGAGAAGTCCCACCGCGAGAAGCTCACCAAGCCTGAGCTCTTCAATGGCGCGGAGAAGAAGCGCAAGCGCACGTCCATCGCTGCGCCAGAGAAGCGCTCGCTCGAAGCCTACTTTGCCATTCAGCCTCGGCCCTCCTCTGAAAAGATCGCCGCCATCGCGGAGAAGCTGGACCTGAAGAAAAACGTGGTGCGCGTCTGGTTCTGcaaccagaggcagaaacagaaaagaatgaaatattccGCCGGCATTTAG
- the POU4F2 gene encoding POU domain, class 4, transcription factor 2 isoform X1 translates to MMMMSLNSKQAFSMPHGGSLHVEPKYSALHSTSPGSSAPTAPSASSPSSSSNAGGGGGGGGGGGGRSSSSSSSGSSGGGGSEAMRRACLPTPPSNIFGGLDESLLARAEALAAVDIVSQSKSHHHHPPHHSPFKPDATYHTMNTIPCTSAASSSSVPISHPSALAGTHHHHHHHHHHHHQPHQALEGELLEHLSPGLALGAMAGPDGAVVSTPAHAPHMATMNPMHQAALSMAHAHGLPSHMGCMSDVDADPRDLEAFAERFKQRRIKLGVTQADVGSALANLKIPGVGSLSQSTICRFESLTLSHNNMIALKPILQAWLEEAEKSHREKLTKPELFNGAEKKRKRTSIAAPEKRSLEAYFAIQPRPSSEKIAAIAEKLDLKKNVVRVWFCNQRQKQKRMKYSAGI, encoded by the exons atgatgatgatgtccCTGAACAGCAAGCAGGCGTTTAGCATGCCGCACGGCGGCAGCCTGCACGTGGAGCCCAAGTACTCGGCACTGCACAGCACCTCGCCGGGCTCCTCGGCTCCCACCGCGCCCTCGGCCAGCTCCCCCAGCAGCTCGAGCAACgctggtggcggcggcggcggcggcggcggcggcggaggccGAAGCAGCAGctccagcagcagtggcagcagcggCGGCGGGGGCTCGGAGGCTATGCGGAGAGCCTGTCTTCCAACCCCACCG AGCAATATATTCGGCGGGCTGGATGAGAGTCTGCTGGCCCGCGCCGAGGCTCTGGCAGCCGTGGACATCGTCTCCCAGAGCAagagccaccaccaccatccaccccACCACAGCCCCTTCAAACCGGACGCCACCTACCACACTATGAACACCATCCCGTGCACGTCGGCCGCCTCTTCTTCATCGGTGCCCATCTCGCACCCTTCCGCGTTGGcgggcacgcaccaccaccaccaccatcaccaccaccaccaccaccaaccgcACCAGGCGCTGGAGGGCGAGCTGCTGGAGCACCTGAGTCCCGGGCTGGCCCTGGGCGCTATGGCGGGCCCCGACGGCGCTGTGGTGTCCACGCCGGCTCACGCGCCGCACATGGCCACCATGAACCCCATGCACCAAGCAGCGCTCAGCATGGCCCACGCGCACGGGCTGCCGTCGCACATGGGCTGCATGAGCGACGTGGACGCCGACCCGCGGGACCTGGAGGCATTCGCAGAGCGCTTCAAGCAGCGACGCATCAAGCTGGGGGTGACCCAGGCAGATGTGGGCTCCGCGCTGGCCAACCTCAAGATCCCCGGCGTGGGCTCGCTTAGCCAGAGCACCATCTGCAGGTTCGAGTCCCTCACACTGTCGCACAATAACATGATCGCGCTCAAACCCATCCTGCAGGCATGGCTCGAGGAGGCCGAGAAGTCCCACCGCGAGAAGCTCACCAAGCCTGAGCTCTTCAATGGCGCGGAGAAGAAGCGCAAGCGCACGTCCATCGCTGCGCCAGAGAAGCGCTCGCTCGAAGCCTACTTTGCCATTCAGCCTCGGCCCTCCTCTGAAAAGATCGCCGCCATCGCGGAGAAGCTGGACCTGAAGAAAAACGTGGTGCGCGTCTGGTTCTGcaaccagaggcagaaacagaaaagaatgaaatattccGCCGGCATTTAG